Proteins from one Stenotrophomonas aracearum genomic window:
- a CDS encoding ATP-binding protein — protein sequence MTLPRATLHARAIVVLLACLLAWPVAGNPTVVQIPAPRLLGIPDGLHDPQVRAIAEDASGYLWLAGSDGLMRFDGQRFRQWRREEGLPDVDLRAIHVDARDRLWLGTANQGLVMMGSDRSGFQRMSASAPLALRQGHLRQVSSSGDGRVWAIGSDQQLHALSPRDGQWQRYPLPGATVIALVRDSTGTLWAAQPAALWRWQGAHFARVALPGSAAAPIKSLWADPQGGIEVTTARGSWAVGAATRARRLEPGDRSVLRSTDGTLWQHGERGLQRRDAGRVLPVSLVLPPGAAPGPVVIRQAWEDRGGDLWWVSERHGLWWLSGRWRQFTALPAVADGTPGIGSHYALALAASGPHHAWVAGSRGRLQHLDLRTGHGRDVGAYPHAGVTALPVGLDEDARGRVWLASADRLLRYDPQQGQRRTWPLGLHAPQGALSLQVCAQEQVWLAHPQAIQQWSPGGERLRHLAPQAVGLANDLPLRQLLCTRDGELWATDPAGAMRWSPSRERFEPVPGDGVGASLALAEADDGTLWISRDAALEQYRRVHGRLQRLRRLGPAEGYPQLRAEALVVGGNGVAWAGAARGLVRVDPGPGEVTVLGTAQGLPVQEVLSHRLLRTGAGAVVAGMREGGLLAFDPRALRTPVSPPVLVFDAMSRRRHGRIIQVPVSMQPVILGTADRNVRVAVRLLGRGDPDRIHYRFRLLGQDPGWVDTGPVAQRLFTRLPAGDHTLLVQARHAGGPWSSVRQLPLRVVPRWWETTVGRSVAGIAICLVAVGLSRLHQQRQRQRARRRQARAREQRAEQDSLQRSRFLAELGSQVRAPLTPVLGWSELLLQSPLSPLQREQVGSLQQAGHHLLQLMDDALDLAGIESGRLQLQPVPFVLAELIRELHALLLPVARRKALALHWSSALDPDTRYLGDVQRLRQILLNLLGNALKFTAHGQVRLAARPAPDGNGVLLCVSDTGPGMTPAQLQRLFQRFSQVDAPATGACHGGSGLGLAISRELAQAMGGSLVVDSQRGRGTQFQLLLPWHPLPPGATVAATACAPAPATPLRIMLMLSPDEAETVEVVCAMLRAQGHKVVGVRNADAWVHDVDPGPWDLIVADPDLLVAGGRLSARLPWLWPGVRRMALTARADACAERDARAGGFERFARLPLTGTRLAAALEAA from the coding sequence GTGACGCTTCCGCGCGCAACCCTGCATGCCCGGGCCATCGTGGTGCTGTTGGCCTGCCTGCTTGCCTGGCCGGTGGCGGGCAACCCGACCGTGGTGCAGATTCCGGCGCCACGCCTGCTTGGCATTCCCGACGGGCTTCACGATCCCCAGGTGCGGGCCATCGCAGAGGATGCCTCCGGCTACCTGTGGCTGGCCGGCAGCGATGGCCTGATGCGATTCGACGGACAGCGCTTCCGCCAGTGGCGGCGCGAGGAAGGCCTGCCGGACGTGGACCTGCGCGCGATCCACGTCGACGCGCGCGACCGGTTGTGGCTCGGCACCGCCAACCAGGGGCTGGTGATGATGGGCAGTGATCGCAGCGGCTTCCAGCGGATGTCGGCATCGGCCCCGCTTGCGCTGCGGCAGGGCCATCTGCGGCAGGTCAGCAGCAGCGGCGATGGCCGGGTCTGGGCCATCGGCAGCGACCAGCAGCTCCATGCGCTGTCTCCACGCGATGGGCAATGGCAGCGTTACCCGCTGCCGGGTGCGACGGTGATCGCGCTGGTGCGCGACAGTACCGGCACGCTGTGGGCCGCCCAGCCTGCGGCGTTGTGGCGCTGGCAGGGTGCGCATTTCGCGCGCGTCGCCCTGCCGGGTTCCGCTGCAGCGCCGATCAAGTCACTGTGGGCTGATCCGCAGGGTGGCATCGAAGTGACCACGGCGCGGGGCAGCTGGGCGGTCGGGGCGGCCACCCGAGCGCGCCGCCTCGAGCCCGGCGACCGCAGCGTGCTGCGCAGTACCGATGGAACCCTGTGGCAGCACGGCGAACGCGGCCTGCAACGGCGCGACGCCGGCCGCGTGCTGCCGGTGTCGCTGGTACTGCCGCCGGGCGCCGCACCGGGTCCGGTGGTGATCCGCCAGGCCTGGGAAGACCGTGGCGGCGACCTGTGGTGGGTCAGCGAACGCCACGGGCTGTGGTGGCTGTCGGGGCGCTGGCGGCAGTTCACCGCATTGCCCGCTGTCGCCGACGGCACACCGGGCATCGGCAGTCACTACGCGCTGGCCCTGGCGGCGTCGGGTCCGCACCACGCCTGGGTGGCCGGCAGCCGCGGGCGCCTGCAGCACCTGGACCTGCGTACCGGCCACGGCCGCGATGTCGGTGCGTACCCGCACGCCGGGGTGACCGCGCTGCCGGTCGGCCTGGATGAGGACGCGCGTGGCCGGGTCTGGCTGGCCAGTGCGGACCGTCTGCTGCGCTACGACCCGCAGCAGGGACAGCGTCGGACATGGCCACTCGGCCTGCACGCGCCGCAAGGTGCGCTGTCGCTGCAGGTGTGCGCGCAGGAGCAGGTGTGGCTGGCCCACCCACAGGCGATCCAGCAGTGGTCGCCAGGCGGTGAGCGGCTGCGTCACCTCGCGCCGCAGGCGGTGGGTCTGGCGAACGACCTGCCGCTGCGCCAGTTGCTGTGCACGCGCGACGGCGAACTGTGGGCCACCGATCCGGCCGGTGCGATGCGCTGGTCGCCCTCCCGCGAACGTTTTGAACCGGTACCGGGAGACGGCGTGGGCGCAAGCCTGGCGCTCGCCGAGGCCGACGATGGCACGCTGTGGATCAGCCGCGATGCCGCGCTGGAACAGTACCGCCGCGTGCACGGAAGGCTGCAGCGCCTGCGCCGGCTTGGCCCTGCAGAAGGCTACCCGCAGCTGCGCGCCGAAGCGCTGGTGGTGGGCGGCAACGGCGTGGCGTGGGCCGGCGCGGCGCGTGGACTGGTGCGGGTCGACCCGGGCCCGGGTGAGGTGACGGTGCTCGGCACCGCGCAGGGCCTGCCGGTGCAGGAAGTGCTGTCGCATCGCCTGCTGCGCACCGGTGCGGGCGCGGTCGTGGCGGGCATGCGCGAAGGCGGGCTGCTGGCCTTCGACCCGCGCGCGCTGCGCACGCCGGTGTCGCCCCCGGTACTGGTATTCGACGCGATGAGCCGGCGCCGCCATGGCCGGATCATCCAGGTACCGGTGTCGATGCAGCCGGTGATCCTGGGGACCGCCGACCGCAACGTGCGCGTGGCGGTCCGCCTGCTGGGCCGCGGCGACCCGGACCGCATCCACTACCGCTTCCGCCTGCTCGGCCAGGACCCGGGCTGGGTCGACACCGGACCGGTGGCGCAGCGCCTGTTTACCCGTCTGCCGGCCGGCGACCATACCCTGCTGGTGCAGGCCCGCCACGCCGGCGGACCCTGGTCGAGCGTACGCCAGTTGCCGTTGCGGGTGGTGCCGCGCTGGTGGGAAACAACCGTGGGGCGCAGCGTCGCCGGCATCGCCATCTGCCTGGTGGCGGTCGGGCTGTCGCGCCTGCATCAACAGCGGCAACGGCAACGCGCGCGCCGACGCCAGGCGCGTGCGCGCGAGCAGCGCGCAGAACAGGACTCGCTGCAGCGCAGCCGTTTCCTGGCCGAGCTTGGCAGCCAGGTGCGCGCGCCGCTGACGCCCGTGCTCGGCTGGAGCGAGCTGCTGCTGCAGTCACCGTTATCGCCCCTGCAACGCGAGCAGGTCGGCAGCCTGCAACAGGCGGGACATCATCTGCTGCAGCTGATGGATGATGCACTGGACCTGGCCGGCATCGAGTCCGGCCGCCTGCAGTTGCAGCCTGTTCCGTTCGTGCTGGCCGAGCTGATCCGCGAGCTGCACGCCCTGCTGCTGCCGGTGGCGCGGCGCAAGGCGCTGGCCCTGCACTGGAGCAGTGCGCTGGACCCGGACACCCGCTATCTCGGCGACGTGCAGCGTCTTCGCCAGATCCTGTTGAACCTGCTCGGCAATGCACTGAAGTTCACCGCGCACGGACAGGTGCGCCTGGCCGCGCGGCCGGCACCGGATGGCAATGGGGTGCTGCTGTGCGTGTCCGATACCGGACCGGGCATGACCCCGGCGCAGCTGCAGCGGCTGTTCCAGCGCTTCAGCCAGGTGGACGCGCCGGCGACCGGGGCATGCCATGGCGGCAGCGGCCTGGGCCTGGCCATCAGCCGGGAACTGGCCCAGGCCATGGGCGGCAGCCTGGTGGTGGACAGCCAGCGCGGGCGGGGCACGCAGTTCCAGTTGCTGCTCCCCTGGCACCCGCTTCCGCCGGGCGCGACAGTGGCGGCTACCGCCTGCGCGCCTGCTCCGGCAACCCCGTTGCGGATCATGCTGATGCTGTCGCCGGACGAGGCCGAGACCGTGGAGGTGGTCTGCGCGATGCTGCGCGCGCAGGGCCACAAGGTGGTGGGTGTGCGCAACGCGGATGCCTGGGTGCACGATGTGGACCCCGGACCGTGGGATCTGATCGTGGCCGATCCGGACCTGCTGGTCGCGGGCGGGCGGCTCAGTGCGCGCTTGCCCTGGCTGTGGCCGGGGGTGCGGCGGATGGCGCTGACCGCGCGCGCCGACGCCTGCGCCGAGCGCGATGCACGGGCTGGCGGTTTCGAGCGGTTCGCGCGGCTGCCGCTGACCGGTACGCGGTTGGCAGCAGCGCTGGAGGCGGCGTGA
- a CDS encoding YceI family protein, giving the protein MIHRLTLALLLCATPWVASAAPETYRLDPVHTRVLFAVEHAGFSQALGTVSGSEGTLAFDPDDWRSATLSVSVPLQRLDLGDDKWNTAALARNLLDAERFPEARFVSNRIEPVDPTHARVIGELTLHGVTREVTLEVTLNAVKRHPMPPFRRTAGFSATTTLSRSAFGVDAWPSMIGDEVQLRIEAEAVRDRSAADPQDTPSVEEPGTPAPTDDSDTSPSPAGTRSP; this is encoded by the coding sequence GTGATCCATCGCCTGACCCTTGCCCTGCTACTGTGCGCGACCCCGTGGGTAGCGTCCGCCGCGCCCGAGACCTACCGGCTCGACCCGGTGCACACGCGGGTGCTGTTCGCGGTGGAGCATGCGGGCTTCTCGCAGGCGCTGGGTACGGTGTCCGGCAGTGAGGGCACGCTGGCGTTCGACCCGGACGACTGGCGCAGCGCGACGCTGTCGGTCAGCGTGCCGTTGCAGCGCCTGGACCTGGGCGACGACAAATGGAACACGGCGGCGCTGGCGCGCAACCTGCTGGATGCAGAGCGGTTTCCCGAGGCACGCTTCGTGTCGAACCGCATTGAACCGGTCGATCCTACGCATGCCCGGGTGATCGGCGAGCTGACCCTGCATGGGGTGACCCGCGAGGTCACGCTGGAGGTGACGCTCAATGCGGTCAAGCGCCACCCGATGCCGCCGTTCCGCCGCACGGCGGGCTTCTCGGCGACGACCACGCTCAGCCGCAGTGCGTTTGGCGTGGATGCGTGGCCATCGATGATCGGCGATGAGGTGCAGCTGCGGATCGAGGCGGAAGCGGTACGTGATCGTTCGGCCGCCGATCCGCAGGACACACCGTCCGTCGAAGAGCCGGGAACTCCGGCGCCGACCGATGACTCGGACACTTCACCTTCGCCAGCCGGGACGCGCTCGCCATGA
- a CDS encoding YceI family protein has translation MTIKLTSPAAVAAALAGLMATAPVLAADYEQAPGAGSHLAFATKYDGETFTGSFPGFSTRLSFDPANPAAGSLDVTIPLAGAKSGNSDRDSTLQGAEFFNVAKFAEARYTAKGFTKVAEGKYEAKGTLELRGVSKPVTLSFEWKPGANPVLTGKATVKRLDFGVGEGDWKDTKTIPNETAISTVVKFQAK, from the coding sequence ATGACCATCAAGCTCACCTCTCCCGCCGCCGTAGCCGCTGCGCTGGCCGGCCTCATGGCCACTGCGCCGGTGCTGGCCGCCGACTATGAGCAGGCGCCGGGCGCCGGTTCGCACCTGGCGTTCGCCACCAAGTACGACGGCGAGACCTTTACGGGCAGCTTTCCGGGCTTTTCGACCCGGCTGAGCTTCGACCCGGCGAATCCGGCCGCGGGCTCGCTGGACGTGACCATTCCGCTGGCCGGGGCAAAGAGCGGCAACAGCGACCGTGATTCGACCCTGCAGGGGGCGGAATTCTTCAACGTGGCCAAGTTCGCCGAGGCGCGTTACACCGCCAAGGGCTTCACCAAGGTTGCCGAGGGCAAGTACGAAGCCAAGGGCACGCTGGAGCTGCGCGGGGTGAGCAAGCCGGTGACCCTGAGCTTCGAGTGGAAGCCGGGCGCGAATCCGGTGCTGACTGGCAAGGCTACGGTCAAGCGCCTCGACTTCGGTGTGGGCGAAGGTGATTGGAAGGACACCAAGACCATTCCGAACGAGACTGCGATCAGTACGGTGGTGAAGTTCCAGGCGAAGTAA
- a CDS encoding cytochrome b encodes MTIRNTSDRWGNVSQGLHWLIALLILLLGIVGLTMGELPRTPKYFWVYTAHKSLGITVLALVALRLGWRVYAGAPEPVPGTPSWQERIASATHWLLYVLMFALPLSGWIYDSASGLRPFRWFGLVEMPKVVAPNPGAAEISHAIHEWGFWLLIAVVVAHAGAALYHHLFQRDATLARMLPQGWLTSPQKD; translated from the coding sequence ATGACCATCCGAAACACCTCCGACCGCTGGGGCAACGTCAGCCAGGGCCTGCATTGGCTGATCGCGCTGTTGATCCTGCTGCTGGGCATCGTCGGGCTGACCATGGGCGAGCTGCCGCGTACGCCGAAGTATTTCTGGGTATACACGGCGCACAAGTCGCTGGGCATCACGGTGCTGGCGCTGGTGGCGCTGCGGCTGGGCTGGCGCGTCTACGCCGGTGCGCCGGAACCGGTGCCGGGTACGCCGAGCTGGCAGGAGCGGATCGCGTCGGCCACGCATTGGCTGCTGTATGTGCTGATGTTCGCGCTGCCGCTGTCGGGCTGGATCTACGATTCGGCCAGCGGGCTGCGCCCGTTTCGCTGGTTCGGGCTGGTGGAGATGCCCAAGGTGGTGGCGCCGAACCCGGGCGCGGCCGAGATTTCGCATGCGATCCACGAGTGGGGCTTCTGGCTGCTGATCGCGGTCGTGGTCGCGCACGCGGGCGCGGCGCTGTACCACCATCTGTTCCAACGCGATGCCACGCTGGCGCGCATGCTGCCGCAGGGCTGGCTCACCTCCCCCCAGAAGGATTGA
- a CDS encoding glutaredoxin family protein, whose product MFILYQRDDCHLCDQALAVLAQARVRGLETVFIDDDADLESQYGVRVPVLRDAKGRELDWPFDTEKVAAFTA is encoded by the coding sequence ATGTTCATTCTTTACCAGCGCGACGACTGCCACCTCTGCGACCAGGCCCTGGCCGTACTGGCCCAGGCCCGGGTCAGGGGGCTGGAGACTGTGTTCATTGATGATGACGCGGACCTCGAATCCCAATATGGGGTCCGGGTCCCGGTACTCAGAGATGCGAAAGGCCGTGAGCTGGACTGGCCATTCGATACGGAGAAAGTGGCAGCCTTCACCGCGTAG
- a CDS encoding L-serine ammonia-lyase — MAVSTFDVFKIGIGPSSSHTVGPMKAAERFVHRWLLDPGCLQDVVRIRADVYGSLALTGRGHGTDKAVLLGLEGQRPNMIDPDIIPDTLERIRSTKRIRLMGTHEIAFDEKRELGLNKRQKLPYHTNGMRFTAYDAQEQVIATRDYYSVGGGFVVNQDDAADDRIVPDETPLPYPFKSGDELLAQTARSGLSIAQLMFENEKCWRSEDEIREQLREIWNAMQACVTRGIRQEGTLPGGLHVSRRAPALYRELSSKPEAAMRDPLTTLDWVNLYALAVNEENAAGGRVVTAPTNGAAGVLPAVLHYFDRFCPGANEQRVFDFLLTSAAIGILYKENASISGAEVGCQGEVGVACSMAAGGLVAALGGNPSQIENAAEIGMEHNLGLTCDPIGGLVQIPCIERNAMGAVKAINASRMAMRGDGKHKVSLDKVIKTMRDTGRDMQDKYKETSRGGLAVNVIEC, encoded by the coding sequence ATGGCTGTCAGCACGTTCGACGTTTTCAAGATCGGCATTGGCCCGAGCTCCTCGCACACCGTAGGGCCGATGAAGGCTGCCGAACGCTTCGTGCACCGCTGGCTGCTGGACCCGGGCTGCCTGCAGGACGTGGTGCGCATCCGTGCGGATGTGTACGGTTCGCTGGCCCTGACCGGGCGCGGCCACGGGACCGACAAGGCGGTGCTGCTGGGCCTGGAGGGCCAGCGTCCGAACATGATCGATCCGGACATCATTCCCGATACGCTGGAACGCATCCGCAGCACCAAGCGGATCCGGCTGATGGGTACCCATGAGATCGCCTTCGACGAGAAGCGCGAGCTGGGCCTGAACAAGCGCCAGAAGCTGCCGTACCACACCAATGGCATGCGCTTCACTGCGTACGACGCGCAGGAGCAGGTGATCGCCACGCGTGATTATTACTCGGTGGGCGGTGGCTTCGTGGTCAACCAGGACGATGCTGCCGACGACCGCATCGTGCCGGATGAGACCCCGCTGCCCTACCCGTTCAAGAGCGGCGACGAGCTGCTGGCGCAGACCGCGCGCAGCGGGCTGAGCATCGCGCAGCTGATGTTCGAGAATGAGAAGTGCTGGCGCAGCGAAGACGAGATCCGCGAGCAGCTGCGCGAGATCTGGAACGCCATGCAGGCCTGCGTGACCCGTGGCATCCGCCAGGAAGGTACGTTGCCGGGTGGGCTCCATGTGTCGCGGCGCGCGCCGGCGCTGTACCGCGAGCTGTCGTCCAAGCCGGAAGCGGCGATGCGCGACCCGCTGACCACGCTGGACTGGGTGAATCTGTACGCATTGGCGGTGAACGAGGAAAACGCGGCCGGTGGTCGCGTGGTGACCGCGCCGACCAATGGAGCGGCCGGGGTGCTGCCGGCGGTGCTGCATTATTTCGACCGGTTCTGCCCGGGCGCGAACGAACAGCGCGTGTTCGATTTCCTGCTGACCTCGGCGGCGATCGGCATCCTGTACAAGGAGAACGCGTCGATTTCGGGCGCGGAAGTGGGCTGCCAGGGCGAGGTGGGCGTGGCCTGTTCGATGGCAGCCGGTGGGCTGGTCGCGGCGTTGGGAGGCAACCCCAGCCAGATCGAGAATGCGGCCGAGATCGGCATGGAGCACAACCTGGGCCTGACCTGCGACCCGATCGGCGGGCTGGTGCAGATTCCGTGCATCGAGCGCAATGCAATGGGTGCGGTGAAGGCGATCAATGCGTCGCGCATGGCGATGCGTGGTGACGGCAAGCACAAGGTGTCGCTGGACAAGGTCATCAAGACCATGCGCGACACCGGCCGCGACATGCAGGACAAGTACAAGGAAACCAGCCGCGGTGGGCTGGCGGTGAACGTCATCGAATGCTGA
- a CDS encoding hybrid sensor histidine kinase/response regulator, with amino-acid sequence MALSARGWRAGIVLLVLAACAVPSALWAAGTSAETPRMRRFGAAEGMPSRMVLALAQDRQGYIWAATDDGLARVDGVGLRVWRNEPDDPGSLPSNEIETLLVDPLDRVWVGSNGGGLSMLGPDRKHFEQFPDISVLCEGQFWSLAYAGKALWIGTNAHGICRRDEDGSLVRYRADPADPDSLPSDTIYSMLSDPQGRVWVGTGSGVARWNGTGFTRIAADVLGDKSVFRLTRDRDGTVWAGTQGGLFRIGSDDSVRPAPWTPSADVRAASVVHDRNGGYWLGTADGLYRGDEHRVRLLAGDAGSGFLTERSGVLDMLQDHEGGLWFAMLTQGLAYLPPDWKRFSTWYQLDGKPLDSAYLLSAAAAGNDYYIAGAHGVYLLDAGGHLRQIAAEKQLGVGAVRSVLPRADGALWLGRAGRLGLYQPRSGQLREWKIGSGTDVRQRIELIRQAPDGEVWLAITNLGVQRRAADGTLLDEIRVDADRGLVDVPVEQMLFDPRGQLWIMGDLGEMGLLRWQDDRFQRVPGVAPGNIHDMVWISPDEAWLARKGGLERYRWDGLSMTLRERVGAGQGMPPVSIGGLALGRDGQVWATTPRGLVSWHPRERRLRVYGERDGLPDIEFSGRPPVMGTDGRVLAVTATGLVAFDPNAPDLALPPSQLVIDNIQVRRDDAEGQQSLPVNAPLLLGPDDRDLIISARLLSYASPMGNRYRYRVSGYDQNWVMQNADGERLLSRLPSGEYAIDVQAATPHGDWTSSRTISVRVQPPWWRSSWAILGYVMLGLLLVAAVAAFARARLRRRQQWQLTVHKQQIAEQASQAKSRFLATLGHEVRTPMTGVLGMSELLLATPLDELQRGYAASIQHAGAHLLRLVNDALDLARIEAGRLELDIRPFDLVSMLAQVDALMEPMAHHRGLAYERSFTLPGAVQLSGDEMRVRQILMNLLGNAIKFTEHGHVGLGIELVEHGNGVVFEVSDTGPGINRDQQERLFHRFEQADGPRTASRYGGSGLGLAICQELAVAMGGRIEIDSQPGQGARFSVHLPLPWCQRPGAGSPAVPDGSPVVLPPLRILLVEDDATVAEVIAGLLRARGHAVVHALHGLAALSEVAAGRFDVGLLDLDLPALDGIAIAGQLRAMGYALPLIAVTARSDAYAEQQVLAAGFDGFLRKPVTGDLLVSAIAQACAKRRGTPDATISP; translated from the coding sequence ATGGCGTTGAGCGCGCGCGGTTGGCGGGCAGGCATCGTGCTGCTGGTACTGGCCGCATGTGCCGTACCGTCGGCGTTGTGGGCCGCAGGGACATCGGCAGAAACACCGCGCATGCGCCGCTTCGGTGCCGCCGAAGGCATGCCGTCGCGCATGGTGCTGGCGCTCGCCCAGGACCGCCAGGGCTATATCTGGGCGGCCACCGACGATGGCCTGGCGCGGGTCGACGGGGTCGGCCTGCGGGTATGGCGCAATGAGCCGGATGATCCCGGCTCGCTGCCCAGCAATGAAATCGAAACGTTGCTGGTCGATCCGCTGGACCGCGTCTGGGTCGGCAGCAATGGCGGCGGCCTGAGCATGCTGGGACCGGACCGCAAGCACTTCGAGCAGTTCCCCGACATCAGCGTTCTGTGCGAGGGGCAGTTCTGGTCGCTCGCCTATGCCGGCAAGGCATTGTGGATAGGCACCAACGCGCATGGCATCTGCCGCCGCGACGAAGACGGCAGCCTGGTGCGGTACCGCGCCGACCCCGCCGATCCGGACAGCCTGCCCAGCGACACCATCTACAGCATGCTGTCCGACCCGCAGGGGCGGGTCTGGGTCGGCACTGGCAGCGGCGTCGCGCGCTGGAACGGCACCGGGTTCACCCGCATCGCCGCGGACGTGCTGGGCGACAAGAGCGTGTTCCGCCTGACCCGCGACCGCGACGGCACCGTGTGGGCCGGCACCCAGGGCGGCCTGTTCCGCATCGGCAGCGACGACAGCGTGCGCCCGGCGCCCTGGACGCCCAGCGCCGACGTGCGCGCCGCGTCGGTCGTGCACGACCGCAACGGCGGCTACTGGCTCGGCACCGCCGACGGCCTGTACCGCGGCGACGAGCACCGCGTGCGCCTGCTCGCCGGCGATGCCGGCAGCGGCTTCCTCACCGAGCGCAGCGGCGTGCTGGACATGCTGCAGGACCATGAAGGCGGGCTGTGGTTCGCCATGCTGACCCAGGGACTGGCCTACCTGCCGCCGGACTGGAAGCGCTTCTCCACGTGGTACCAGCTCGACGGCAAGCCGCTGGACAGCGCCTACCTGCTCAGCGCCGCCGCGGCCGGCAACGACTATTACATTGCCGGCGCGCACGGCGTGTACCTGCTCGACGCGGGCGGACACCTGCGCCAGATCGCAGCTGAAAAGCAGCTCGGCGTGGGTGCGGTGCGCTCGGTGCTGCCCCGTGCTGACGGCGCGCTCTGGCTGGGCCGCGCCGGGCGGCTGGGGCTGTACCAGCCGCGCAGCGGCCAGTTGCGTGAGTGGAAGATCGGCAGCGGTACCGACGTGCGCCAGCGCATCGAGCTGATCCGCCAGGCCCCGGATGGCGAGGTGTGGCTGGCGATCACCAACCTCGGCGTGCAACGCCGCGCCGCTGACGGCACGCTGCTCGACGAGATCCGCGTCGACGCCGACCGCGGCCTGGTCGACGTGCCGGTGGAACAGATGCTGTTCGATCCGCGCGGCCAGCTCTGGATCATGGGCGACCTGGGGGAAATGGGGCTGCTGCGCTGGCAGGACGATCGCTTCCAACGGGTCCCGGGCGTCGCCCCGGGGAACATCCATGACATGGTCTGGATCAGCCCGGACGAAGCCTGGCTGGCGCGCAAGGGCGGCCTGGAGCGCTACCGCTGGGATGGCCTGTCCATGACCCTGCGCGAGCGCGTCGGCGCCGGCCAGGGCATGCCGCCGGTGTCGATCGGCGGCCTGGCGTTGGGCCGGGACGGACAGGTCTGGGCGACCACGCCGCGCGGCCTGGTGAGCTGGCATCCGCGCGAGCGCCGGCTGCGCGTGTATGGCGAGCGCGACGGCCTGCCGGACATCGAGTTCAGTGGGCGCCCACCGGTGATGGGGACCGACGGTCGCGTGCTGGCGGTGACCGCCACCGGGCTGGTGGCGTTCGACCCGAACGCACCGGACCTGGCGCTGCCTCCCTCGCAGCTGGTCATCGACAACATCCAGGTGCGCCGCGACGACGCCGAGGGCCAGCAGTCGCTGCCGGTCAACGCGCCGCTGCTGCTCGGCCCTGACGACCGCGACCTGATCATCTCCGCGCGGCTGCTGTCCTATGCGAGCCCGATGGGCAACCGCTACCGCTACCGCGTGTCCGGGTATGACCAGAACTGGGTGATGCAGAACGCTGACGGCGAACGCCTGCTGTCGCGATTGCCTTCCGGCGAGTACGCCATCGACGTGCAGGCGGCCACGCCGCATGGCGACTGGACGTCGTCGCGCACCATCAGTGTGCGCGTGCAGCCGCCGTGGTGGCGCAGCAGCTGGGCGATCCTGGGCTACGTCATGCTGGGGCTGCTGCTGGTGGCCGCGGTGGCCGCCTTCGCCCGCGCGCGCCTGCGCCGGCGCCAGCAATGGCAGCTGACCGTACACAAGCAGCAGATCGCCGAGCAGGCCTCGCAGGCCAAGAGCCGCTTCCTGGCCACGCTGGGCCATGAGGTCCGTACGCCCATGACCGGCGTGCTGGGCATGAGCGAGCTGCTGCTGGCGACGCCGCTGGACGAACTGCAGCGCGGGTATGCGGCCTCGATCCAGCATGCCGGCGCCCACCTGCTGCGGCTGGTCAACGACGCGCTCGACCTGGCGCGCATTGAAGCGGGGCGCCTGGAGCTGGACATCCGGCCGTTCGACCTGGTTTCGATGCTGGCCCAGGTCGATGCGTTGATGGAGCCGATGGCGCACCACCGGGGGCTGGCCTACGAACGCAGCTTCACCCTGCCGGGCGCGGTCCAGCTCAGTGGCGACGAGATGCGCGTCCGCCAGATCCTGATGAACCTGCTCGGCAACGCGATCAAGTTCACCGAACACGGCCATGTCGGGCTTGGCATCGAGCTGGTCGAACACGGCAATGGCGTCGTCTTCGAGGTCTCCGACACCGGCCCGGGCATCAACCGCGACCAGCAGGAACGCCTGTTCCATCGTTTCGAACAGGCCGACGGTCCGCGGACGGCCTCGCGCTATGGCGGCAGCGGCCTGGGTCTTGCGATCTGCCAGGAACTGGCGGTGGCGATGGGCGGCCGGATCGAGATCGACAGCCAGCCCGGACAGGGCGCGCGCTTCTCCGTGCACCTGCCGCTGCCGTGGTGCCAGCGCCCTGGCGCAGGATCGCCGGCGGTCCCCGATGGCAGCCCGGTGGTCCTGCCGCCGCTGCGGATCCTGCTGGTGGAGGACGACGCGACCGTGGCCGAGGTGATCGCCGGCCTGCTGCGCGCGCGCGGCCACGCGGTCGTGCACGCGTTGCACGGCCTGGCCGCGTTGTCGGAAGTGGCCGCCGGTCGTTTCGACGTAGGCCTGCTCGATCTCGACCTGCCCGCGCTGGACGGCATCGCCATTGCCGGGCAGCTACGGGCGATGGGCTACGCGCTGCCGTTGATCGCGGTGACTGCGCGCTCGGATGCGTACGCCGAACAGCAGGTGTTGGCGGCCGGCTTCGACGGCTTCCTGCGCAAGCCGGTGACCGGCGACCTGCTGGTCTCGGCGATCGCCCAGGCCTGCGCGAAGCGTCGCGGAACGCCGGATGCGACGATCTCGCCATAG